In [Clostridium] cellulosi, one genomic interval encodes:
- a CDS encoding putative membrane protein (Hypothetical protein) — protein sequence MPFLLNVVRVLNFLVYLITTLIVLRALVSWFPVSQSGKFISFLDTMTEPVVSPVRSLLYKFKFTRELPVDFSPVIAIFLLFAIRDFLNLVLLSFA from the coding sequence TTGCCTTTTTTATTAAATGTTGTCAGGGTGCTGAACTTTCTCGTTTATCTTATTACCACACTAATAGTCTTGCGAGCGCTCGTCTCTTGGTTTCCCGTTTCACAGAGCGGCAAATTCATATCCTTTTTGGATACAATGACCGAGCCGGTTGTTTCGCCTGTGAGAAGCCTGCTTTACAAGTTTAAGTTTACACGTGAACTGCCTGTCGATTTTTCACCGGTTATAGCAATATTTTTGCTGTTTGCAATAAGAGATTTTTTGAATTTAGTGTTGCTGAGCTTTGCATAA
- a CDS encoding putative transketolase N-terminal section (High confidence in function and specificity), whose protein sequence is MDRSLKKQLSVTALNIRKLALTAVYSAKSGHPGGSLSISDVLAYLYFKEMNVDPKNPTWEDRDRLVLSKGHCAPALYSALALKGYFPVDEVKNFRKLGSMLQGHPDMKGIPGVDMSTGSLGQGISAAAGIALSAKLSNKDYRVYAILGDGEIEEGQVWEAAMFAAQYKLDNLCAYVDNNGLQIDGKIDDVMSPYPITDKFKAFGWNVIEADAHDFDDLERAYNEARACKGKPSVIVAHSVKGKGVSFMENKAEWHGSAPNTEQYEQALKELDDSLAKLEVQ, encoded by the coding sequence ATGGACAGGTCTTTGAAAAAGCAGTTGTCCGTGACTGCGCTCAACATAAGGAAACTGGCTCTTACTGCCGTGTATTCTGCAAAATCCGGACATCCAGGCGGGTCACTTTCGATTTCCGATGTGTTAGCGTATCTTTACTTCAAAGAGATGAATGTTGACCCGAAGAATCCAACATGGGAAGATAGAGACAGGTTAGTGCTGTCAAAGGGGCATTGCGCACCTGCTTTGTATTCAGCACTGGCTTTAAAGGGATATTTCCCTGTTGATGAAGTCAAGAATTTCCGTAAGCTTGGCAGTATGCTTCAGGGACATCCTGATATGAAGGGCATTCCTGGGGTAGATATGTCAACTGGTTCACTCGGCCAGGGCATTTCTGCTGCTGCCGGTATCGCTCTTTCTGCAAAACTGTCCAACAAAGATTACAGGGTATATGCAATCCTCGGCGACGGTGAGATTGAAGAAGGGCAAGTATGGGAGGCTGCCATGTTTGCAGCACAGTACAAGCTTGACAATCTCTGCGCATATGTCGACAACAACGGGCTTCAGATTGACGGTAAGATAGACGATGTTATGTCACCGTACCCGATCACTGATAAATTCAAGGCATTCGGCTGGAATGTAATTGAAGCCGATGCTCACGATTTTGACGATCTGGAGAGGGCATACAATGAAGCCAGAGCTTGCAAAGGCAAACCTTCAGTTATCGTTGCCCACAGTGTAAAGGGCAAGGGCGTCTCATTCATGGAAAACAAGGCTGAATGGCACGGTTCTGCCCCGAACACCGAACAATACGAGCAGGCCTTAAAAGAGCTTGATGATTCTTTAGCAAAGCTGGAGGTGCAATAA
- a CDS encoding UPF0001 protein (High confidence in function and specificity) produces the protein MTARLSSNFDYVAENIEEVRKQIRAAAERSGRDYNDITLMAVTKTFPAEAINAAFKSGITLFGENRVQELLEKLPQLDMTGRSAHLIGHLQTNKVKYIIDKVDMIESLDSLRLAKEIDKQAAKVGKVMDVLVEINIGMEASKSGIPAQQLPEFLDALKEFKNIRVKGLMAIPPFFENKENTRPYFAEMRKLFVDNMAKKSDNIDMTILSMGMSSDFDVAIEEGATLVRVGTKIFGKRNYTGGN, from the coding sequence ATGACGGCAAGGTTATCAAGTAATTTTGATTATGTTGCCGAAAATATCGAAGAAGTGCGCAAGCAAATCCGGGCGGCTGCAGAAAGGTCCGGAAGAGATTACAATGATATAACCCTTATGGCTGTTACAAAAACATTTCCCGCCGAAGCAATCAATGCCGCTTTTAAGAGCGGGATAACGCTTTTTGGAGAAAACCGTGTGCAAGAGCTTTTGGAAAAGCTGCCGCAGCTTGATATGACAGGCCGCTCAGCACATCTCATCGGACATTTGCAGACCAATAAGGTCAAATATATAATAGACAAGGTTGATATGATTGAGTCCCTCGACAGCCTGCGTCTGGCGAAGGAAATAGATAAGCAGGCTGCGAAAGTGGGCAAGGTCATGGATGTGCTCGTAGAAATCAATATCGGCATGGAAGCTTCAAAGTCAGGCATACCCGCGCAGCAATTGCCGGAATTCCTTGACGCTTTGAAAGAATTTAAAAATATTAGGGTCAAGGGGCTTATGGCAATTCCACCCTTTTTTGAAAATAAAGAGAATACGAGGCCATATTTTGCCGAGATGCGAAAACTATTTGTTGACAATATGGCAAAAAAATCGGATAATATAGATATGACTATACTGTCAATGGGAATGTCCTCCGACTTTGATGTCGCAATTGAGGAAGGTGCAACTCTGGTCAGGGTTGGAACAAAAATATTCGGGAAAAGAAATTATACAGGGGGCAACTGA
- a CDS encoding HAD-superfamily hydrolase (High confidence in function and specificity), with amino-acid sequence MSQTLPFEGILMISDMDRTLVTEDFEIPERNVKAIERFIEKGGHFSLATGRSAQSAGRYLSKVKVNSPCILSNGATIYDFDKKKILWSAKLAESAREIVKKILERFSDVGIEIYMNEQIYIVSSNKWTDRHKANEKIHFEEKKIEEMPFGWQKVLFASDNSKLREIEDFVRSLNYTDCDFVFSNTMYYEMLPKNISKGTVITHLASIMNIDKRHTIGIGDFYNDLTLIKMSGFGATVEGAPDDIKKAADFVAGSCREGAVADVIEYLEKSGNIFKQ; translated from the coding sequence ATGAGTCAAACTCTCCCATTTGAGGGAATACTTATGATATCTGACATGGATAGGACACTTGTGACAGAAGATTTCGAAATCCCGGAGCGTAATGTAAAAGCTATTGAAAGGTTTATCGAAAAAGGCGGGCATTTTTCTTTGGCAACGGGCCGCTCCGCCCAATCCGCCGGCAGATACTTAAGCAAAGTGAAAGTAAATTCGCCGTGCATTTTGTCGAACGGCGCGACTATATACGATTTTGATAAAAAGAAGATTTTGTGGAGCGCCAAACTGGCAGAATCTGCTAGAGAAATCGTAAAAAAGATATTAGAGCGATTTTCGGATGTCGGTATAGAGATATACATGAATGAGCAAATCTATATTGTCAGCAGCAACAAATGGACCGACAGGCATAAGGCTAATGAGAAAATTCATTTTGAAGAGAAAAAGATAGAGGAAATGCCGTTTGGCTGGCAGAAAGTACTTTTTGCAAGTGATAATTCAAAACTGCGTGAAATAGAGGATTTCGTCCGCAGCCTTAATTATACTGACTGCGATTTTGTCTTTTCCAATACTATGTACTACGAGATGCTTCCCAAGAACATTTCAAAGGGAACTGTTATAACACACCTGGCGTCGATTATGAACATAGACAAAAGGCATACTATCGGCATCGGGGATTTTTATAACGACTTAACGCTTATCAAGATGTCTGGTTTCGGCGCAACTGTCGAGGGAGCGCCTGATGATATCAAAAAAGCCGCCGATTTTGTTGCTGGTTCTTGCCGTGAAGGCGCGGTGGCGGATGTAATTGAATATCTCGAAAAATCAGGTAATATATTTAAGCAGTAA
- a CDS encoding hypothetical protein (Family membership), translating to MQKILNLQDIFLNQVRKEKTPVTIYLTNGFQFKGYVKGFDNFTVVLASDGKQNLVYKHAISTIIPAKPVSILENSESEQK from the coding sequence ATGCAGAAAATTTTAAACCTTCAGGACATCTTTCTTAACCAAGTTAGAAAAGAAAAAACTCCGGTTACGATTTATCTTACTAATGGATTTCAGTTCAAGGGCTATGTCAAAGGCTTTGACAACTTTACCGTTGTGCTCGCGAGTGACGGCAAGCAAAATCTTGTTTACAAACACGCTATTTCAACGATAATCCCTGCAAAACCGGTTTCGATTCTTGAAAATTCCGAAAGCGAACAGAAGTAA
- a CDS encoding hypothetical protein (Family membership) yields MNTTVKRILTFVVSLILIVYVGYQAYRALYNPLKTTRVTSGTYEDIIRTDGFVVRSETVLTSSQSGVLDYIREDGESVSKNGEVAAIYSSEKDARNQRKIKELDKEIQSYTHAGNSESVEFVDVNALDSEIKKKFLELSGAADSTDVRTAVERKNELLSLLNKKQLVTGDVTDFNAQIEKLKKQRDQLASSTGPKIGSITSPAAGYFVSSVDGFENMYSFDKILSITAKEVKNLLAANPKKPADAVGKVITGYDTYIACVIDADAAYSFHVGDNLKLRFLMSSQGNIPVTVSAINKDSSGVAMVLKCNTMSSQLAVIRRQAVEIIAGTFTGIKVSDQFIHIVNGVKGVYVRKGNKVVFKKLDSIFSSSGYTVSAIKDDSDYLQIYDEVIENGDDIYDGKVIK; encoded by the coding sequence ATGAATACTACAGTCAAGAGAATTCTTACATTTGTGGTTTCGCTTATACTTATTGTATATGTGGGCTATCAGGCGTACAGAGCGCTTTACAATCCGCTAAAGACAACGCGCGTAACAAGCGGAACTTATGAGGACATAATTAGGACTGACGGTTTTGTTGTTCGTTCCGAAACTGTTTTAACATCAAGCCAAAGCGGAGTTTTGGATTATATAAGGGAAGACGGCGAAAGCGTGTCCAAAAACGGCGAGGTTGCGGCTATCTATTCCTCCGAGAAGGATGCCCGCAATCAGCGCAAGATCAAGGAATTGGACAAAGAGATTCAAAGTTACACCCATGCAGGCAATTCCGAAAGTGTCGAATTTGTCGACGTCAACGCGCTTGATTCCGAAATCAAGAAAAAATTTTTGGAACTTTCGGGAGCGGCTGACAGCACAGATGTAAGAACCGCTGTTGAGAGAAAAAACGAGTTGCTTTCATTGCTAAATAAAAAGCAGCTGGTGACCGGAGATGTCACCGATTTCAATGCCCAGATTGAAAAGCTAAAGAAACAGCGCGACCAGTTGGCCAGCTCAACCGGGCCAAAAATCGGTTCGATAACCTCCCCAGCTGCCGGTTATTTTGTGTCCTCCGTTGACGGGTTTGAGAACATGTATTCTTTCGATAAAATACTGTCGATAACAGCCAAGGAAGTCAAAAATCTTCTGGCTGCGAATCCTAAAAAACCCGCAGATGCGGTGGGAAAGGTTATTACCGGTTACGATACATATATAGCCTGCGTCATCGATGCAGATGCTGCATACAGTTTCCATGTCGGCGACAATTTAAAACTAAGGTTTCTAATGTCGTCCCAGGGCAATATCCCGGTAACCGTCTCGGCTATCAACAAAGACTCTTCCGGTGTAGCCATGGTTTTAAAATGCAATACCATGTCTTCACAGCTCGCGGTTATAAGGCGGCAGGCTGTTGAAATTATCGCCGGAACTTTTACCGGAATCAAGGTTTCAGACCAATTTATCCATATCGTCAACGGGGTAAAAGGCGTATATGTCAGAAAAGGCAACAAGGTGGTTTTCAAGAAGCTGGATTCTATTTTCAGCTCGTCGGGTTATACGGTTTCAGCCATAAAAGACGACAGCGATTACTTGCAGATTTACGATGAAGTAATTGAAAATGGAGATGACATTTATGACGGCAAGGTTATCAAGTAA
- a CDS encoding putative membrane protein (Hypothetical protein) — MIAVILYCIAVLALVAADQLTKYWAVNSLAEQGSVPVIGDFLRFTYIENTGASFSMLAGKRTFLIVFPAVVLTAVLVVIISHRIKSVKWNISLVLILAGGIGNLIDRIRLGYVVDFIDLHTIHFAIFNVADTFITIGVALLIILFLWQEGVFKRRKTKSGIFTRKKF; from the coding sequence GTGATCGCCGTCATTCTGTACTGTATTGCTGTTCTGGCGCTTGTGGCAGCAGACCAGTTAACAAAATATTGGGCGGTAAATTCACTTGCAGAGCAGGGTTCGGTGCCTGTCATAGGAGATTTTCTCAGGTTCACCTATATTGAAAACACCGGCGCGTCCTTTAGCATGCTTGCAGGGAAGCGCACATTTCTGATTGTTTTTCCTGCCGTTGTTTTGACTGCAGTGCTTGTAGTCATAATATCGCACCGCATAAAATCAGTAAAATGGAATATATCTCTCGTACTGATTTTGGCGGGCGGTATCGGCAATCTTATTGACCGCATACGGCTGGGATATGTAGTAGATTTCATTGATTTGCATACCATTCATTTTGCAATTTTCAATGTTGCCGATACATTTATAACTATCGGTGTAGCTTTGCTTATTATATTATTCTTATGGCAAGAGGGAGTTTTCAAAAGGAGAAAAACCAAAAGTGGCATCTTCACTCGAAAGAAGTTTTGA
- a CDS encoding RNA-binding S4 domain-containing protein (High confidence in function and specificity), producing MHKKTQEDRLLEARVNDAFESASRYRTKFIGFLDPYEAAQAQLFASELKKRYDGVTCDTFGGYEGAERVFLGVFPPYSEIIKSEFPIAAIKIRWRFAKLTHRDFLGAILALGIVRSKIGDIIVGDCECTVFVDKSVASFILQNLTKVGSAGVECSICEGDITRRSDNFKFISGTVASKRLDCVVSALTGRPRSVSAGLIAEGKVFVNYVVRDENSYEINEGAAVSIRGHGRFIIDKLGPQTKKGRLTFAARKFL from the coding sequence TTGCATAAAAAAACGCAAGAGGACAGACTGCTTGAAGCGCGTGTAAACGACGCCTTTGAAAGCGCATCAAGGTACCGGACAAAGTTCATAGGGTTTCTCGATCCGTATGAAGCGGCACAGGCGCAGTTATTTGCGTCGGAGTTAAAAAAGAGATATGATGGCGTAACCTGTGATACATTCGGCGGATATGAAGGAGCCGAACGTGTTTTTTTGGGCGTTTTCCCGCCGTATTCCGAAATCATCAAAAGTGAGTTCCCGATCGCGGCAATAAAAATCAGATGGCGGTTTGCCAAACTTACCCACCGGGATTTTCTCGGCGCCATTTTGGCGCTTGGCATTGTACGCAGCAAAATCGGCGACATTATTGTCGGAGATTGTGAATGTACTGTTTTTGTTGACAAATCTGTTGCTTCATTTATTCTTCAGAATCTGACCAAGGTCGGTTCCGCCGGTGTTGAGTGCAGTATCTGCGAAGGCGATATAACAAGGCGGTCCGATAATTTTAAATTTATTAGTGGTACAGTTGCTTCGAAACGGCTTGACTGTGTGGTTTCAGCGCTAACAGGTCGTCCGCGCTCCGTTTCAGCCGGTCTTATCGCGGAGGGAAAAGTTTTTGTAAATTATGTCGTCCGCGATGAAAATTCATATGAAATAAATGAGGGCGCAGCTGTGTCCATCCGCGGGCACGGGCGCTTTATTATTGATAAATTGGGCCCGCAGACGAAAAAAGGGAGACTCACATTTGCGGCCAGAAAATTTCTGTAG
- the ileS gene encoding Isoleucine-tRNA ligase (High confidence in function and specificity), translated as MPEDYNKTLNLPKTSFPMKAGLPQREPQMLEQWKKDRLYENLMKKNEGKPLFILHDGPPYANGDIHLGTALNKILKDIINRYKNMAGFKAPYVPGWDTHGLPIERKAIDKVGLDRRSDDPVDFRGHCRDFAVEHIGIMTEQFRRLGVIGDWENPYRTLNHEFEAKQIEVFGEMALKGYIYRGLKPVYWCAHDETALAEAEIEYSEDPCDSIYVKFEVLDDKGCLYKLGAERGKTYFIIWTTTTWTLPANVAICLGPRFDYAVVSANGEYYVVAEELVDSTMKAGGIEEYKILGTVKGSDLELATAKHPFLDRESLIIVGDHVTLDSGTGCVHTAPGHGVEDYQVCLNYSQIPIVVPVDSKGRMTKEAGQFEGLTTEEANKAIAEHLQKTGALFAIKKIVHQYPHCWRCKHPVLFRATEQWFCSVDDIKEDTFKAIKDVKWIPAWGEDRITGMVRDRSDWCISRQRLWGVPIPIFYCKKCGKELITRESINAVIELFRKEGSDAWFKYDASQILPAGTRCECGCEEFTKETDVMDVWFDSGCSHASVLTTRDDLKWPADLYLEGNDQYRGWFQSSLLTSVAWRGTAPYKSVLTHGMVIDLEGRKMSKSLGNGIAPSDVINKFGADILRLWVASSDYQSDVRISNDILKQLSEAYRKIRNTARFILGNLGDFDPDKDEVAYDELLPIDKWALMKLDELIAKVKAAYDRYEFHIVYHSIHDFCVVDMSNFYLDVLKDRLYVEKADSKSRRAAQTVIYKVLDAMCRMIAPILAFTSEEIWSYMPHKASHDKGSVLFNEMPEVSGRVYESDFKDRWTRLHQIRDDVKMALEQARAAKIIGGSLDAQVTLFVPDEKEFEKLKAEQSDLAALFIVSKVNIEKDGEGKFKGEAGISLTVDHAAGEKCSRCWVYSETVGKDHDHPSLCSRCAEIVK; from the coding sequence ATGCCCGAGGATTATAACAAGACGTTAAATTTGCCAAAGACAAGTTTTCCAATGAAAGCAGGCCTCCCGCAGCGTGAGCCGCAGATGTTGGAACAATGGAAAAAGGACAGGTTATATGAGAATCTGATGAAAAAGAATGAGGGTAAGCCGTTATTCATTCTTCACGACGGCCCTCCCTATGCGAACGGTGACATTCACCTTGGCACAGCACTCAACAAGATTCTCAAGGATATTATAAACCGCTATAAAAATATGGCAGGGTTCAAAGCGCCTTATGTGCCAGGTTGGGATACCCATGGCCTGCCTATCGAGCGCAAAGCCATAGATAAGGTAGGGCTCGACCGCCGCAGCGACGACCCGGTTGATTTCCGCGGCCACTGCCGTGACTTTGCCGTTGAACATATTGGCATTATGACCGAACAGTTCAGGCGCCTCGGCGTAATCGGCGATTGGGAAAACCCCTATCGCACGCTCAATCATGAGTTTGAGGCAAAACAGATTGAAGTTTTCGGCGAGATGGCCTTAAAAGGCTATATCTACAGGGGATTGAAGCCGGTTTATTGGTGCGCTCACGACGAGACAGCCCTCGCCGAGGCTGAAATCGAGTATTCTGAGGATCCCTGCGATTCTATTTATGTTAAGTTTGAAGTGCTCGACGACAAAGGCTGCCTGTATAAGCTCGGCGCCGAGCGCGGAAAGACCTATTTCATAATCTGGACAACTACAACATGGACTCTTCCTGCCAACGTGGCGATTTGCTTAGGGCCGCGCTTTGACTATGCCGTAGTTTCAGCAAACGGTGAGTATTATGTAGTCGCGGAAGAGCTTGTTGATTCGACAATGAAGGCCGGCGGCATTGAAGAGTATAAGATACTTGGCACAGTCAAAGGCTCCGACCTTGAACTTGCCACAGCGAAACATCCCTTCTTGGACCGCGAATCGCTTATCATCGTCGGCGACCATGTAACCTTAGATAGCGGCACAGGCTGTGTCCATACAGCACCCGGCCATGGTGTCGAAGACTATCAGGTCTGCCTCAACTATTCGCAGATTCCGATTGTTGTACCTGTTGACTCAAAGGGCAGAATGACCAAAGAAGCCGGCCAGTTTGAAGGCCTTACCACAGAAGAAGCCAATAAAGCGATTGCCGAGCATTTGCAGAAGACCGGCGCATTGTTCGCGATTAAGAAGATTGTCCACCAATATCCGCATTGCTGGCGCTGCAAACACCCGGTGCTTTTCCGTGCTACCGAGCAGTGGTTCTGCTCTGTCGATGATATAAAGGAAGATACCTTTAAGGCTATAAAGGATGTCAAATGGATTCCGGCATGGGGCGAAGACCGCATAACCGGTATGGTTCGCGACCGCAGCGACTGGTGCATTTCACGTCAGCGCCTCTGGGGCGTTCCGATCCCGATATTCTATTGCAAAAAGTGCGGCAAGGAACTGATTACCCGCGAGAGTATCAATGCCGTCATCGAGCTCTTCCGCAAAGAGGGCAGCGATGCATGGTTTAAATATGACGCCTCACAGATACTCCCCGCCGGCACACGCTGCGAGTGCGGCTGTGAGGAGTTTACGAAGGAAACCGACGTCATGGACGTTTGGTTTGATTCAGGCTGCAGCCACGCCTCGGTGCTTACAACCAGAGATGATTTGAAATGGCCTGCAGACCTCTACCTTGAGGGCAACGACCAGTACAGAGGCTGGTTCCAGTCATCGCTTCTGACAAGTGTTGCCTGGAGGGGGACTGCTCCGTATAAGTCGGTTTTGACCCACGGTATGGTAATCGACCTTGAAGGGCGCAAGATGTCGAAATCACTTGGCAACGGCATTGCACCTTCCGATGTTATCAATAAATTCGGTGCGGATATATTAAGGCTTTGGGTTGCGTCGAGCGACTATCAGTCAGATGTCCGTATCTCAAATGATATATTAAAACAACTCTCAGAGGCGTACCGTAAGATTCGCAATACGGCCCGGTTCATCCTCGGAAACCTCGGCGATTTCGACCCGGATAAGGATGAAGTCGCCTATGACGAATTATTGCCGATTGATAAATGGGCGCTGATGAAGCTCGATGAGCTTATTGCGAAGGTCAAGGCCGCTTATGACAGATATGAATTCCATATTGTCTATCATTCAATCCATGATTTCTGCGTAGTTGATATGTCCAACTTCTATCTTGATGTTTTGAAGGATAGGCTTTATGTAGAAAAGGCGGATTCTAAATCACGTCGTGCCGCCCAGACGGTCATATATAAAGTGCTTGACGCGATGTGCCGCATGATTGCGCCGATTTTGGCATTCACGTCAGAAGAAATCTGGTCATATATGCCGCACAAGGCGTCCCATGACAAGGGCTCTGTTTTGTTCAACGAGATGCCTGAAGTATCCGGCAGGGTATATGAAAGCGATTTCAAAGACCGCTGGACAAGGCTGCATCAAATCCGCGATGATGTAAAAATGGCGCTCGAACAGGCGCGTGCCGCAAAAATAATCGGCGGTTCTCTCGACGCTCAGGTTACGCTTTTTGTACCTGACGAGAAAGAATTTGAAAAACTGAAAGCCGAGCAAAGCGATCTTGCGGCTCTCTTTATTGTTTCTAAAGTCAATATTGAAAAGGATGGAGAGGGCAAGTTCAAAGGTGAAGCTGGCATTTCGCTCACAGTGGATCACGCGGCGGGCGAAAAATGCTCACGCTGCTGGGTCTACAGTGAAACTGTGGGCAAAGACCACGATCATCCCTCACTTTGCTCTCGCTGTGCAGAAATTGTCAAGTAA
- the ylyB gene encoding putative RNA pseudouridine synthase YlyB (High confidence in function and specificity), with amino-acid sequence MASSLERSFEIGPEHDGERADSVVSALSGITRSAAQKLISSGMVKIDGKVCSKSQKVKVGQSLEVVLPEPKPLEAIPQDIPLDIVYEDDDVIIVNKPRGMVVHPAAGNPDGTLVNALLNHCGGSLSGINGVVRPGIVHRIDKDTSGLLLVAKNDRAHLSLAAQIKAHSVRREYEAVVRGVLKDDRGTIDAPIGRHPTHRKKMAVTSKYSRNAITHYEVIERLNKYTHVKLMLETGRTHQIRVHMSYIGHPVAGDPVYGGSLNREEAALNGQCLHARLIGFVHPTTGEYMEFSSDLPDYFTNFLEKVKT; translated from the coding sequence GTGGCATCTTCACTCGAAAGAAGTTTTGAGATAGGCCCGGAGCATGATGGGGAACGCGCGGACAGTGTTGTGTCCGCGCTTTCCGGCATAACTCGGTCGGCGGCTCAAAAGCTGATTAGTTCTGGCATGGTCAAAATTGACGGAAAAGTATGCTCAAAGAGCCAGAAGGTCAAGGTTGGACAGTCGCTTGAAGTTGTGCTTCCGGAACCAAAGCCGCTTGAAGCAATACCGCAGGATATCCCTCTCGACATCGTCTATGAAGACGATGATGTTATAATAGTCAATAAGCCCAGAGGTATGGTTGTTCATCCCGCTGCCGGAAACCCAGACGGGACGCTTGTCAATGCGCTGCTCAATCATTGCGGCGGCAGCCTTTCTGGAATTAACGGCGTTGTAAGGCCTGGCATCGTCCATCGTATAGATAAAGACACGAGTGGCTTATTGCTTGTTGCAAAAAATGACCGCGCTCATCTGAGCCTTGCCGCTCAGATAAAGGCGCACAGTGTAAGGCGCGAATATGAGGCTGTTGTCCGCGGGGTCTTAAAAGATGACAGAGGAACGATCGATGCGCCTATTGGAAGGCACCCGACGCACCGAAAGAAAATGGCAGTTACATCAAAGTATTCAAGAAACGCAATTACCCATTATGAAGTAATCGAACGGCTAAATAAGTACACACATGTGAAATTGATGCTTGAAACGGGAAGAACACACCAGATTAGGGTGCATATGTCATATATCGGCCACCCTGTTGCCGGCGACCCGGTTTATGGCGGATCATTGAACAGGGAAGAGGCTGCCCTTAACGGGCAATGCCTGCACGCCCGCTTAATCGGTTTCGTTCATCCGACAACAGGCGAATATATGGAGTTTTCAAGCGATTTGCCTGATTACTTCACAAATTTTTTGGAAAAAGTCAAGACATAA
- a CDS encoding hypothetical protein (High confidence in function and specificity) yields the protein MGFIEKVKNILTVPDDEEYEDEEMDIISRNDERSSAAQDSKRSNKVVNIHTTAQLQVVLVKPERFEDASSIADHLNEKRTVVLNLESTNKDVSRRLVDFLSGVAYANNGQIKRVANSTFIITPYNVDIMGDLLDELENNGVFF from the coding sequence ATGGGATTTATTGAAAAAGTCAAAAATATTCTGACTGTTCCTGACGACGAAGAATATGAGGATGAAGAAATGGACATTATTTCAAGAAATGACGAAAGGTCTTCTGCGGCTCAGGATAGCAAACGCAGCAATAAGGTTGTAAATATCCATACCACAGCGCAGCTTCAGGTAGTTCTTGTGAAACCGGAGCGTTTTGAGGACGCAAGCTCTATTGCTGACCATCTCAACGAAAAGCGCACGGTTGTCCTGAATCTCGAATCTACTAATAAAGACGTGTCAAGAAGACTTGTCGACTTTTTAAGTGGTGTCGCATATGCCAACAATGGCCAGATTAAACGCGTTGCTAACAGCACGTTTATCATCACGCCCTATAATGTTGACATAATGGGGGACTTGCTTGACGAGCTCGAGAATAACGGCGTTTTCTTTTGA